The Cataglyphis hispanica isolate Lineage 1 chromosome 5, ULB_Chis1_1.0, whole genome shotgun sequence genome has a segment encoding these proteins:
- the LOC126849712 gene encoding protein stunted-like isoform X1 codes for MSAWRQAGLNYINYSQIAARLVRQALKADLRAEAAKRDEVNVKFTQWKDGKPITEKI; via the exons atGTCGGCGTGGAGACAAGCAGGATTAAA ttatattaattactctcAAATCGCAGCAAGGTTAGTCAGACAAGCTTTGAAAGCTGACTTGAGAGCAGAGGCTGCCAAACGTGACGAAGTCAATGTAAAGTTTACTCAATGGAAAGATGGAAAACCTATTA ctgAAAAGATATAA
- the LOC126849712 gene encoding protein stunted-like isoform X2, producing the protein MSAWRQAGLNYINYSQIAARLVRQALKADLRAEAAKRDEVNVKFTQWKDGKPIKNA; encoded by the exons atGTCGGCGTGGAGACAAGCAGGATTAAA ttatattaattactctcAAATCGCAGCAAGGTTAGTCAGACAAGCTTTGAAAGCTGACTTGAGAGCAGAGGCTGCCAAACGTGACGAAGTCAATGTAAAGTTTACTCAATGGAAAGATGGAAAACCTATTA aaaatgCCTAG
- the LOC126849678 gene encoding negative elongation factor D, giving the protein MESDYDEDRSGWGDEMNRSNDECSGEDTFDNPQEVLNECLDKFKTPDYIMEPGIFAQLKRYFQAGGNPEQVIELLSKNYTACAQMANLLAEWLILAGVKVTDVQAMVENNLKDMILKTFDPKKADKIFTEEGETPAWLTEMIQHPTWRSLIYRLAEEYPDCLMLNFTIKLISDAGFQGEITSISTAAQQIEVFSRVLKTAIAGFLENTENWQSSIQECAKMVCHGQHTYVYSQVLLQILAQESRGGFMMKRLSQEITKCAQQNRHDVTPITMALNGAASSPGACQALASMLSRNTLNPADITVLFRNYSAPEPPPIELLRNPQFLELLVDALFKPGVKINPEHKSKYIYLLAYAASVCETIPKKGNIRKINKDDLKMTIQAIEKVHNICNINKGSTELIAELHTLYQCIRFPVVSVGVIRWVECTVTESSYFKLCTEHCPVHLALLDEVVVCHSLLHTKILNLLVHLFESKQDELEILVQLEMKKMLIDRMVNLLSRGCVVPVVCYIKQCWQRGDTDVSLIRYFVTEVLEAIAPPYTAEFVQLFLPMVEDEEITGTMRGENENDLVSEFIVHCKSHCSVLR; this is encoded by the exons atggAATCCGATTATGATGAAGATCGTAGTGGTTGGGGGGATGAGATGAATCGAAGTAATGATGAATGCAGTGGAGAAGACACATTTGATAATCCGCAAGAAGTATTAAATGAATGTCTGGATAAATTCAAAACACCAGATTATATAATGGAGCCTGGTATTTTCGCTCAACTCAAACGATACTTTCAAGCTGGAGGAAATCCTGAACAAGTCATTGAATTATTGTCCAAGAATTATACAGCTTGCGCACAAATGGCAAACCTTCTTGCAGAATGGCTGATTCTTGCCGGGGTAAAAGTTACCGATGTGCAAGCAATGGTAGAAAACAATTTGAAGGATATGATCCTCAAAACTTTTGATCCCAAGAAAGCAGACAAAATCTTTACAGAAGAGGGTGAAACTCCTGCTTGGTTGACCGAAATGATACAGCATCCCACTTGGCGATCTCTTATTTATAGACTCGCGGAAGAATATCCAGAttgtttaatgttaaattttaccaTCAAACTTATATCTGATGCTGGATTTCAAGGCGAAATTACAAGTATTTCAACTGCAGCTCAACAAATCGAAGTTTTCTCACGTGTATTAAAAACCGCAATTGCTGGGTTTCTtgaaaatacagaaaattgGCAATCCAGTATACAAGAGTGTGCAAAAATGGTATGTCACGGTCAACACACTTATGTATATAGTCAAGTCTTGTTGCAAATTCTTGCACAAGAATCTCGCGGTGGTTTTATGATGAAGAGACTCTCTCAAGAAATCACCAAGTGCGCTCAGCAGAATCGACACGATGTCACTCCAATAACAATGGCATTGAATGGCGCTGCCAGTAGTCCTGGAGcatgtcaagcattagcatcTATGTTATCGAGAAATACTTTAAATCCAGCTGATATTACTGTATTATTCAGAAATTACTCTGCACCAGAGCCACCTCCTATTGAACTGTTGCGTAATCCACAATTCTTAG AATTACTGGTTGATGCACTGTTTAAACCTGGTGTTAAGATAAATCCTGAACataaatcaaaatacatatatctattagCTTATGCAGCAAGTGTATGTGAAACAATTCCTAAAAAGGGCAATatacgtaaaattaataaagacgACTTAAAAATGACTATTCAGGCAATTGAGAAAGTtcacaatatatgtaatataaataaaggatCAACTGAGTTAATAGCAGAGTTACACACTCTATATCAATGCATTCG gTTTCCTGTTGTAAGTGTGGGTGTAATTCGATGGGTAGAATGCACTGTAACAGAATCATCATACTTCAAATTATGTACAGAGCATTGTCCTGTGCACCTCGCTTTATTGGACGAAGTCGTAGTGTGTCATTCTTTGttgcatacaaaaatattgaacttACTTGTGCATTTATTTGAAAGCAAACAAGATGAATTAGAGATACTTGTACAG ctGGAAATGAAAAAGATGTTAATTGATAGAATGGTGAATTTGTTGAGCAGAGGCTGTGTAGTACCCGTTGTATGTTATATTAAGCAATGTTGGCAACGTGGAGATACAGATGTATCtctaattagatattttgtcACAGAG GTTTTAGAAGCAATAGCTCCTCCATATACAGCAGAATTTGTACAATTGTTTTTGCCAATGGTAGAAGATGAAGAAATTACTGGAACTATGCGTGGAGAAAATGAAAACGATCTAGTTTCAGAATTTAttg tGCACTGCAAGTCACACTGTTCTGTTTTGAGATga